A window of Cellulomonas wangleii genomic DNA:
CCACGCGGCCCTGTTCGGCCGCGGCACCGTGGGGGAGGGCTGCGACCGCGACGACCTCGAGCTGCCCGGCGTGCAGCGGGCGCTCGTGGAGGCCGTCCTGGCCACGGGCACGCCGGTGGTCCTCGTCATGCTCACGGGTCGGCCGTACGCGGTGGACTGGGCGCTGGCACGCTGCGCCGCGGCGGTCCAGGCGTTCTTCCCCGGTGAGGAGGGCGGCCCGGCGGTCGCCGGCGTCCTGACCGGGCGTGTCAACCCGTCCGGCAGGCTGCCGATCAGCATGCCGCGCTCGGCGGGCGCCCAGCCCTACAGCTACCTGCACCCGGCGCTGGGCGGCGACGGCGACGTCACCAACCTCAGCACCGTGCCGGCGCTGCCGTTCGGCCACGGGCTGTCGTACACGTCGTTCACGCGCACGAACCTGCGGGTCGCGGGTGGCGCCTCCACGAGCAGCGGCCTCACGGTCACCGTCACGGTCACCAACACCGGTGGGCGGGCGGGCGCCGACGTCGTGCAGGTGTACGGCCGGGACGTGGTCGCCAGCGTGACCCGGCCGGTCGCGCAGCTGCTCGGCTACCACCGCATCGAGCTGGCCGCCGGGCAGAGCGCGGAGGTCGAGCTCGCGGTGCCCGCCGCGCGGCTCGCGTTCACCGACCGCTCGGGCCGGCGCGTCGTGGAGCCCGGCGAGCTGCAGGTGTGGGTCGGTCCGTCGTGCGCGCAGCGGGAGGTCGAGACGACCGTCGAGCTGACGGGCGGGACGTACGCGGTGACGCCCGACGACCCGCGCTGGAGCGGCGTCACCGTCCTCTGAGGCGCCGGCCGGCAGCCCGCCGGACCTGCACGGACGGATCATCCAGCGGACGCGCGGCACGTCCGCGCGTCCGCCCGACGTACCGTGGTGCACGGCCACCGTGAGGTGGCCGTGACCCCGCCGAAGGAGACCCTCGCGATGAGCCGTCCGCTGCGCTCTCGTACCTCGACCCACGGTCGCAACATGGCCGGTGCCCGCGCCCTGTGGCGCGCGACGGGCATGGGCTCGGAGGACTTCGGCAAGCCGATCATCGCGATCGCGAACTCGTACACGCAGTTCGTCCCCGGGCACGTCCACCTCAAGGACATGGGCGACCTGGTCGCCTCGGCCATCCGCGAGGCGGGCGGCGTCTCCAAGGAGTTCAACACGATCGCCGTCGACGACGGCATCGCGATGGGCCACGGCGGCATGCTGTACTCGCTGCCCAGCCGCGACCTCATCGCCGACTCGGTCGAGTACATGGTCAACGCGCACTGCGCCGACGCCCTGGTCTGCATCTCCAACTGCGACAAGATCACGCCCGGCATGCTCAACGCCGCGCTGCGGCTGAACATCCCCGTGGTGTTCGTGTCCGGCGGGCCGATGGAGGCCGGCAAGGCGGTCGTCGCGGACGGCGTCGCCCGCACGCCGCTCAACCTCGTCAACGCGATCAACTACTCGGCCGACGACAACGTCTCGGACGCCGCGCTGGCCAGCGTGGAGGAGAACGCCTGCCCCACGTGCGGCTCGTGCTCCGGCATGTTCACGGCCAACTCGATGAACTGCCTCACCGAGGCGCTGGGCCTGTCGCTGCCGGGCAACGGCTCGACGCTGGCCACGCACACCGCGCGCCGTGAGCTGTTCCTCGAGGCGGGCCGCACGATCGTCGACCTCGCGCGCCGGTACTACGAGGACGCGGACGACACCGCAGCCCCGCGCTCGATCGCGACCAAGGCGGCGTTCACCAACGCGATGACGCTCGACGTGGCCATGGGCGGCTCGACCAACACGGTGCTGCACATCCTCGCCGCCGCGCAGGAGGCCGAGGTCGAGTTCACGCTGGACGAGATCGACGCCATCAGCCGGCGCGTGCCGTGCCTGTCGAAGGTCGCGCCCAACCACCCGGACTTCCACATGGAGGACGTCCACCGCGCCGGCGGCATCCCGGCGCTGCTGGGCGAGCTCGACCGCGGCGGGCTGCTCGACCACGACGTGACGAGCGTCCACACGCCCACGCTGCGCGCGTGGCTCGACGACTGGGACGTCCGCGGCGGCAAGGCCACCCAGCGGGCGAAGGACCTGTTCCTCGCGGCCCCCGGCGGCGTGCGGACCACGCAGGCGTTCTCGACGTCGAACGTGTGGGAGTCCCTCGACACCGACGCCGCGAACGGCTGCATCCGCGACGTCGCGCACGCCTACACGGTCGAGGGTGGCCTGGCGGTGCTCCGCGGCAACCTCGCCGAGGACGGCGCGATCCTCAAGACCGCCGGCATCGACCCCGATGTCTTCCACTTCGTCGGCCGGGCGCTGGTCTGCGAGTCGCAGGACGAGGCCGTCGACAAGATCCTGCGCAAGGAGGTCCAGCCGGGTCATGTCGTCGTCGTCCGCTACGAGGGCC
This region includes:
- the ilvD gene encoding dihydroxy-acid dehydratase is translated as MSRPLRSRTSTHGRNMAGARALWRATGMGSEDFGKPIIAIANSYTQFVPGHVHLKDMGDLVASAIREAGGVSKEFNTIAVDDGIAMGHGGMLYSLPSRDLIADSVEYMVNAHCADALVCISNCDKITPGMLNAALRLNIPVVFVSGGPMEAGKAVVADGVARTPLNLVNAINYSADDNVSDAALASVEENACPTCGSCSGMFTANSMNCLTEALGLSLPGNGSTLATHTARRELFLEAGRTIVDLARRYYEDADDTAAPRSIATKAAFTNAMTLDVAMGGSTNTVLHILAAAQEAEVEFTLDEIDAISRRVPCLSKVAPNHPDFHMEDVHRAGGIPALLGELDRGGLLDHDVTSVHTPTLRAWLDDWDVRGGKATQRAKDLFLAAPGGVRTTQAFSTSNVWESLDTDAANGCIRDVAHAYTVEGGLAVLRGNLAEDGAILKTAGIDPDVFHFVGRALVCESQDEAVDKILRKEVQPGHVVVVRYEGPAGGPGMQEMLYPTSFIKGRGLGKVCALITDGRFSGGSSGISVGHISPEAAAGGTIGLIEDGDEIEIDVETRLIRVNVPDEVLAERRAKMEARENPWQPVDRDRYVSPALQAYAAMATSADRGAVRDVSRLRRR